In a single window of the Rhodamnia argentea isolate NSW1041297 chromosome 2, ASM2092103v1, whole genome shotgun sequence genome:
- the LOC115752685 gene encoding uncharacterized ATP-dependent helicase C29A10.10c isoform X3, producing MFTYVDSSLHPSLRQPALDLIQTIMVSDAAALISSSLSFHTRPSIVRSAVKLNDAEDDDEPAFLPYGVEEEKFGAWRAFSSQNLVVSREYRGWMCIPMLWTDVLVETDPTVLPLSFSKAVFWARSRLLFVEPDISGETYLPIQSWILSFAEEMSSAFGWKVPTGSDDGGDGKLSKNSVEASSMCLPLIKTFNRLTGHFLVQMAQGLLLKQWTWEPRMSGSLILLLADPNDNVRHSAKSILEQVSGTRGLTCGLKYLCSFSLSLSAVLSGLKHALLILQVQSDSVGLNFHTLQHFFFLVRKLLNEGNPPTLDVREEMSSELTAGKLSSQGGFLRQPVFDSLTADASAHSSNASCDLLEKFNILLSEAAWPSIEKCLMIGKTFIDHSICQMTCVRILELLPVVFEKNCRSIVATGNSGMSMEKVMDYGWLQHLMEWGKSSLNVIVIYWKKTVISLLEFLKGAFSGVSSSLIRSIENLITSDSVSLDELMKQVSCLSVSLSMEASTVDGKTNFSSHVPFSPYLSAEKEYPTLAVRPSSGGILGGQILETAVVSSKKDPNYVVISDDETEKHTSPSFLSRSKSEDEANASVTQPKDCMLVGQKAALERNSPQIYHAKKTSGTRSSNNSPIVCNLRETTENPNLSSRRQNLDTLIIVDSKSRKITSDCSLKGTSSFQDEVPVQTLSAKAAVNEKKDQCSSNEISEAGDEILKELVSDTKDDPQKSVTRSVKLHRASLTNPSTTAPKRQLIQLKSSIQNRGGYLHRRQAGNKRFQPLRLDEWYRPILEIDYFATVGSSSIEDDKKLSELKEVPLCFESAEQYVDIFRPLVLEEFKAQLRSSYLEMSSLEDVYCGRLSVLSVDRVDDFHLVRFVHDDPCSASGKSFSENDLVLLTKEPVQSPSHEIHMVGKVERRERDHQRKSSTLVIRFYLQNASSRLNQARRLLIDRSKWHGSRIMSITPQLREFQALSSIKNIPILKIILDPTNNSWGMNEVKPSHLGKLSRSLRQMLEATFNDSQLQAISASISSLDSCKDCRLSLIQGPPGTGKTRTIVAIVSVLLASLQRTDETKSSWHESLNGSSTSFAKFRPKIRESVAIARAWQDAALARQLNKDAENSTKPMEHSVRGRVLICAQSNAAVDELVSRISSEGLYGCDGKMYKPFLVRVGNAKTVHSNSLPYFIDTLVDKRLAEEKNSTDARNDVSTVQLRANLEKLVDRIRYYEAKRANIRDENTDLACSLKDESKKLVDGKEMSDEELEMKLKELYEQKRHIYKELSLVQAQEKKANEEIRALKHKLRKSMLREAEIIVTTLSGSGGDLYEVCSESMSNPKYGSPSENSLFDAVVIDEAAQALEPATLIPLQLLKSMGTNCIMVGDPKQLPATVMSNIASKFLYECSMFERLQRAGYPVTMLTKQYRMHPEICQFPSSYFYDGKLLNGDIIDERSVSFHQTKGLGPYIFYDIVDGVEMHGENSGASSLCNEREVDAAVELLSFFKRRHSSEFVGGRIGIITPYKRQLSLLRSRFYSAFGSPAAAEMEFNTVDGFQGREVDILILSTVRAAKPGSAMGGISSSTIGFVADVRRMNVALTRAKLSLWILGNSRTLKTNRSWAALLEDAKARSLFVSVKTPYRSMFDKALGSESERCSVELNHHKKLEISIHGAQRTENYTKGLTRKKAEYVGHAVPRSQKETGERRDASIREDALSKKEGLKRKHYLLQRDNAHSIGADEDVMSTRDATFASEEHAMDGKRRAKERNEEKYNNALRNKVYSKSSKSGRAGKNTDAGDTDKHLDHCASEKGIKSSELERSQRNLNDCLLEDKVGNDFSKGAALDGKRNDLIVKRKQQREAVDALLSSSLIPSKKSEASGKAFPAKRPGSGKLNTGPGIKPSKRRGTS from the exons ATGTTCACATATGTG GATTCTTCTCTTCATCCTTCTCTGCGGCAACCTGCCCTTGATCTCATTCAAACTATCATGGTCTCTGATGCTGCTGCCTTAATATCATCATCCTTAAGTTTTCACACACGTCCAAGTATTGTTAGAAGTGCAGTCAAGTTGAATGATGCTGAAGATGATGACGAGCCGGCATTTCTTCCATATGGTGTAGAGGAGGAGAAATTTGGTGCATGGCGCGCTTTCAGCTCGCAAAATCTGGTTGTTTCTCGGGAATATAGAGGATGGATGTGCATCCCCATGTTATGGACTGATGTTTTGGTTGAAACTGATCCCACAGTTCTTCCGTTGTCATTTTCCAAGGCTGTCTTTTGGGCCAGATCTCGCCTGTTGTTCGTAGAACCTGATATTAGTGGGGAAACTTATCTTCCAATTCAATCTTGGATTTTGTCATTTGCCGAAGAAATGTCCTCTGCGTTTGGATGGAAGGTTCCTACCGGCTCTGATGATGGTGGAGATGGAAAGCTGTCAAAGAACTCCGTGGAAGCTTCATCTATGTGTCTCCCTTTGATAAAAACATTTAACAG GTTGACTGGACATTTTCTAGTTCAAATGGCACAAGGACTGCTGCTGAAGCAGTGGACGTGGGAACCCAGGATGAGTGGAAGCTTGATTCTTTTGCTTGCTGATCCCAATGAT AATGTGAGACACTCTGCGAAGAGTATCTTGGAACAAGTTTCGGGTACACGAGGTCTCACATGTGGATTGAAATATCTTTGCTCATTCAGCCTTTCTCTATCTGCAGTCCTTTCAGGGCTAAAACATGCACTTCTC ATACTCCAAGTCCAGTCAGATTCTGTGGGACTGAACTTCCACACTTTGcaacatttctttttccttgtccgAAAATTGTTGAATGAGGGAAATCCTCCTACTTTAGATGTGCGAGAAGAAATGTCCAGTGAATTGACTGCTGGCAAGCTATCTTCGCAAGGGGGATTTTTGCGGCAGCCCGTTTTTGATTCTTTGACTGCTGACGCAAGTGCTCATTCTTCAAACGCTAGTTGTGACTTGCTTGAGAAATTTAACATTTTACTATCTGAAGCTGCTTGGCCTTCCATAGAGAAGTGCTTGATGATAGGGAAAACATTTATAGACCATAGTATCTGTCAG ATGACTTGTGTACGTATACTTGAGCTCCTCCCAGTGGTTTTTGAAAAGAATTGTCGATCTATTGTTGCAACTGGGAATTCAGGAATGTCAATGGAAAAGGTAATGGACTATGGATGGCTTCAGCATTTGATGGAATGGGGAAAATCGTCACTGAATGTCATTGtcatttattggaaaaaaaCAGTAATATCTTTGCTGGAATTTCTTAAAGGAGCTTTTAGTGGCGTGTCTTCATCCCTAATCAGGTCTATCGAAAATCTTATCACATCTG ATTCTGTCTCATTGGATGAGCTAATGAAGCAAGTATCATGCCTCTCTGTTTCTTTATCCATGGAAGCTTCTACTGTTGATGGAAAGACAAATTTCAGTTCACATGTTCCGTTTTCTCCTTATTTGTCTGCTGAAAAAGAATACCCCACTTTAGCTGTCCGACCATCTTCTGGTGGAATTTTGGGTGGGCAAATCTTGGAGACAGCAGTTGTGTCGAGTAAGAAAGATCCAAACTACGTTGTTATTTCAGATGATGAAACGGAAAAGCACACTTCACCCAGTTTTCTATCCAGAAGTAAGTCAGAGGATGAAGCCAATGCGTCCGTGACTCAGCCAAAGGACTGCATGCTGGTTGGTCAGAAAGCTGCTTTAGAAAGAAATTCTCCACAAATTTACCATGCCAAGAAGACTTCTGGAACGCGTTCCTCTAACAATTCGCCAATTGTATGCAATTTAAGAGAGACTACTGAGAATCCTAATCTGTCTTCTCGGAGGCAAAATTTAGATACCTTGATCATTGTGGATTCTAAGAGTCGGAAGATTACCTCAGACTGCAGTTTAAAGGGCACGTCTTCTTTCCAAGATGAAGTTCCGGTGCAAACCTTATCTGCTAAAGCTGCTGTGaatgaaaagaaagatcaaTGTTCAAGTAATGAGATTTCTGAAGCTGGTGATGAAATATTGAAAGAGTTGGTAAGTGATACAAAAGATGATCCCCAGAAATCAGTCACTAGATCTGTAAAGTTGCATCGTGCGTCTCTCACGAATCCCAGCACTACTGCTCCTAAACGTCAACTAATTCAACTGAAGTCATCTATTCAGAATAGAGGCGGGTATTTGCACAGGCGGCAGGCTGGAAATAAAAGGTTTCAGCCACTGAGGCTTGACGAGTGGTACAGACCTATCTTAGAAATAGATTACTTTGCCACTGTGGGTTCATCTAGTATTGAAGATGATAAAAAACTTAGTGAATTGAAGGAAGTTCCTCTGTGCTTTGAGTCTGCTGAACAATATGTTGACATTTTTCGACCGCTTGTTCTTGAGGAGTTTAAAGCACAATTACGCAGTTCCTATCTAGAGATGTCATCTTTGGAAGATGTGTACTGTGGAAGGCTATCTGTGTTGTCTGTTGATAGAGTAGACGACTTTCATCTCGTCCGCTTTGTCCATGATGACCCTTGTTCTGCATCTGGTAAAAGTTTCTCAGAGAATGACCTTGTTTTGTTGACTAAAGAACCTGTGCAGAGTCCTTCCCACGAAATTCATATGGTTGGAAAG GTAGAGAGGCGTGAGAGAGACCACCAAAGGAAGTCAAGCACACTAGTTATTAGGTTCTATCTCCAAAATGCTTCTTCCCGTTTAAATCAAGCTAGAAGGCTCCTCATTGACCGCAGTAAATGGCATGGAAGTCGGATTATGAGCATCACACCTCAACTTCGTGAATTTCAGGCATTATCTTCAATAAAGAATATCCCAATCCTTAAGATAATTCTGGACCCTACCAACAATTCTTGGGGTATGAATGAAGTTAAACCATCACATTTGGGTAAGCTGTCCAGATCTCTGCGGCAAATGCTGGAGGCAACTTTCAATGACAGTCAACTTCAAGCTATCAGTGCATCCATCAGTTCATTGGATTCATGTAAAGATTGCCGGTTATCTCTCATTCAGGGTCCTCCAG GTACAGGGAAGACTCGAACTATAGTTGCCATTGTTAGTGTGTTGCTTGCCTCTCTGCAAAGAACAGATGAGACAAAAAGTTCTTGGCATGAGAGCTTGAATGGGAGCAGTACTTCATTTGCCAAGTTCAGGCCAAAAATCAGGGAGTCTGTTGCAATTGCTAGGGCATGGCAAGATGCAGCCTTAGCTAGGCAATTAAATAAAGATGCGGAGAATTCTACAAAACCCATGGAGCATTCTGTTAGAGGAAGGGTACTTATTTGTGCTCAATCTAATGCCGCAGTGGATGAGTTGGTATCAAGAATATCCAGTGAAGGTCTGTATGGCTGTGATGGAAAGATGTACAAACCTTTCCTTGTAAGGGTCGGAAATGCTAAGACCGTACACTCAAATTCCTTACCATACTTCATCGACACACTTGTTGATAAACGGTTGGCTGAAGAAAAGAATTCTACTGATGCCAGAAATGATGTCTCCACTGTGCAGCTGCGTGCAAATTTAGAAAAGTTAGTTGATCGTATTAGGTACTATGAGGCAAAGCGTGCTAACATAAGAGATGAAAATACAGATCTTGCATGTTCTCTGAAGGATGAGAGTAAGAAGTTGGTTGATGGTAAGGAAATGTCTGATGAAGAACTTGAGATGAAGCTGAAAGAGCTTTATGAGCAAAAGAGGCACATATACAAAGAACTTAGCCTCGTTCAGGCACAAGAGAAGAAAGCTAATGAAGAAATAAGGGCACTTAAGCATAAACTGCGAAAATCCATGCTAAGGGAAGCTGAAATTATTGTAACTACATTAAGCGGCTCTGGTGGAGACCTATATGAAGTTTGCTCTGAGTCTATGTCAAATCCTAAATATGGAAGTCCATCTGAGAATTCTCTTTTCGATGCTGTTGTTATTGATGAAGCGGCTCAA GCACTTGAACCGGCTACTCTAATTCCTCTtcaacttttgaagtcaatggGGACCAACTGTATCATG GTAGGTGATCCAAAGCAGCTCCCGGCTACTGTAATGTCTAACATTGCTAGCAAATTCCTGTATGAATGCAGCATGTTTGAACGTCTGCAGAGGGCGGGTTATCCTGTCACAATGCTTACCAAACAG TATAGGATGCACCCCGAGATATGCCagtttccttcttcttatttttatgaTGGGAAGCTATTGAATGGGGATATAATAGATGAAAGATCTGTGTCCTTTCACCAGACTAAAGGTCTTGGTCCATATATATTTTATGACATTGTTGATGGCGTGGAGATGCATGGTGAAAATTCCGGTGCGTCGTCTCTTTGTAATGAGCGGGAGGTGGATGCTGCCGTTGAACTCTTAAGTTTTTTCAAGAGGAG GCACTCATCGGAATTTGTTGGTGGGAGAATTGGTATAATCACTCCATACAAGCGTCAACTTTCCTTGTTGCGTTCACGGTTCTATAGCGCATTTGGATCTCCTGCTGCTGCCGAAATGGAGTTCAATACTGTGGACGGTTTTCAGGGCCGTGAGGTTGATATTCTGATACTTTCCACTGTAAGGGCGGCTAAACCGGGCTCTGCGATGGGTGGGATATCATCAAGCACTATTGGATTTGTTGCTGATGTACGGCGCATGAATGTTGCTTTAACCAGAGCTAAACTCTCTCTTTGGATATTGGGCAATTCAAGGACATTAAAGACAAATCGCAGCTGGGCTGCTCTTCTGGAGGATGCTAAGGCCAGGAGCTTATTTGTATCTGTTAAAACTCCCTACAGATCTATGTTTGATAAAGCTTTGGGAAGTGAATCTGAACGCTGTTCAGTTGAGCTGAACCATCACAAAAAACTAGAAATTAGCATTCATGGTGCTCAGAGAACCGAGAACTATACAAAGGGGTTGACCAGAAAGAAAGCAGAATATGTAGGCCATGCTGTTCCCCGTAGTCAAAAGGAAACTGGAGAGAGGCGCGATGCTTCAATTCGAGAAGATGCTTTGAGTAAGAAGGAAGGTTTGAAGAGAAAACATTATCTATTACAAAGGGATAATGCTCATTCCATAGGTGCAGATGAAGACGTCATGTCAACTCGTGATGCAACTTTTGCTTCTGAAGAACATGCCATGGATGGCAAAAGGAGGGCCAAAGAGCGTAATGAAGAGAAATACAATAATGCTCTAAGGAACAAGGTGTACAGTAAGTCTAGCAAGAGTGGCCGTGCTGGAAAGAATACGGATGCAGGTGATACTGATAAGCATTTGGATCACTGTGCttctgaaaaaggaattaaatcaTCCGAGCTAGAGAGGAGTCAGAGAAATCTCAATGATTGTCTGCTTGAAGATAAGGTCGGCAATGATTTCAGCAAAGGTGCCGCTCTTGATGGAAAGCGGAATGACTTAATTGTTAAAAGGAAACAACAGCGTGAAGCTGTTGATGCTCTTCTGTCATCTTCTCTTATACCTTCAAAGAAGTCTGAAGCCTCTGGAAAAGCTTTCCCTGCCAAAAGGCCAGGTTCTGGGAAATTAAATACAGGTCCTGGCATTAAACCATCCAAGAGGAGAG GTACGTCGTAG